The Linepithema humile isolate Giens D197 chromosome 2, Lhum_UNIL_v1.0, whole genome shotgun sequence genome has a segment encoding these proteins:
- the Hs3st-B gene encoding heparan sulfate glucosamine 3-O-sulfotransferase 6 has translation MELRKGSWKILILVCALVIYLWMLFIDHSHMLADISQRIALQKTRISVSARNFLYRSLDQSKIEETFQEGRINSKKLQLVSLQNSSDLLIESASKYQMLKQQGLIPSRQLPTALIIGVKKGGTRALLEFLRLHPAIRAAGSEVHFFDHHYVKGFRWYRRRMPPTLVGQITMEKTPSYFVTSEVPKRVKHMNPGMKLIVVVRDPVTRAISDYTQVKSKRRWMPRFEDLAFLNGSRIVDTSWVPLKIGVYVRHLERWLQHFPLSQFLFVSGERLIADPVMEITRVQDFLNLKRVICEKHFYFNATKGFPCLLKSEDRATPHCLGKNKGRSHPYIDPAAIQRLRDFYRPFNQRFYQLAGMDFGWN, from the exons ATGGAACTGCGCAAAGGCTCCTGGAAGATCTTAATCCTCGTATGCGCACTAGTCATTTACCTGTGGATGCTCTTCATCGATCATTCGCACATGCTGGCCGACATATCGCAGAGGATCGCTCTGCAGAAAACGCGGATCTCCGTGTCCGCGAGAAACTTTTTGTACCGAAGTCTCGATCAATCGAAGATCGAGGAAACATTTCAAGAAGGCCGGATAAATTCGAAGAAATTGCAATTGGTATCGTTACAGAACTCGAGCGATCTACTTATAGAAAGCGCGTCGAAGTATCAGATGCTGAAGCAGCAGGGTCTGATACCAAGTCGGCAATTACCAACCGCTTTAATAATTGGTGTGAAGAAAGGTGGAACGAGGGCTCTTCTGGAATTTCTGAGATTGCACCCCGCCATTCGCGCCGCCGGCTCGGAAGTCCATTTCTTTGATCATCATTATGTCAAGGGGTTTCGTTGGTACAG GCGCAGGATGCCACCAACTTTGGTTGGTCAGATTACGATGGAGAAGACGCCGTCGTATTTCGTGACGAGTGAGGTGCCAAAGAGGGTGAAGCACATGAATCCGGGGATGAAACTGATCGTCGTGGTGAGAGATCCTGTGACTCGCGCGATCTCTGATTACACGCAAGTGAAGAGCAAGCGTCGATGGATGCCGCGGTTCGAGGACCTGGCCTTCCTGAACGGATCGAGGATCGTGGACACGTCCTGGGTGCCGTTGAAGATCGGGGTCTATGTGCGGCATCTGGAAAGGTGGCTGCAGCACTTCCCGCTCTCGCAATTCCTATTCGTCTCGGGCGAGCGTCTGATCGCCGATCCAGTGATGGAGATTACCCGGGTGCAGGATTTCCTGAACCTGAAACGAGTGATATGTGAGAAACATTTCTATTTCAACGCCACCAAAGGCTTCCCTTGCTTGCTCAAGTCGGAGGATCGCGCGACGCCACACTGTCTCG GAAAAAATAAAGGTCGCAGTCATCCTTATATCGATCCCGCGGCAATTCAGCGTCTGCGAGATTTTTATCGGCCATTCAATCAGCGCTTCTATCAGTTAGCGGGTATGGATTTCGGTTGGAACTAA
- the Esp gene encoding sodium-independent sulfate anion transporter isoform X1 produces MIAVFFETQTESAEGMKNSNDLIDSRQGLEGYVNHGLSGSINNVDHIHSYQSFHNTNENHQGSSDFILIEEPGDEVKQKEGLVKSMLQYTKRRAKGICTRKTLYKRLPFLRWLPRYNGQDALGDLVAGITVGLTVIPQSLAYSNVAGLPSQYGLYGSFLGCFIYVIFGSCKDIPMGPTAIISLLTYQTISQLDPQLDPVSHAVLLSFLVGVVALVMGLLGLGFLIDFVSGPVSSGFTSAVALIIVTSQIKDILGIPAKGSQFIEMWKSIGGLIHETSAWDAALGASCIALLLILRLLASVQIGPHDEELRTTRHRVVNKIFWLIGTSRNAFLVVICGFLGWRLHNQLPVRLIGHIPAGMPAVQVPPFGYIKDENTTVTFIDMVGNLGSGIFVLPLIALMEDIAICKAFANGKSVDATQELIAIGISNIGSSFVQAFPITGSLSRSAVNNASGVRTPLGGIYTGVLVILALMFLTPYFSFIPRATLAAIIIAAVIFMVEVKVVKPMWRTKKSDLIPGVGTFIACLVLQLEIGILCGIGINILFILYHAARPKISVEKLKTQHGIEYLMLTPDRCLIFPSVDYVRNLVTKYSQRVKSVATPVVIDCSHIYGADFTAAMVIETLTKDFAMRGQPLFFYNLKPSVYAVFEGVAPTDFVVYYNQETLDDLLKEKGYIKQIK; encoded by the exons aatgaaGAACAGTAATGATTTGATAGACAGCCGGCAGGGCTTGGAGGGCTACGTGAATCACGGCTTAAGCGGATCTATCAATAATGTGGATCACATTCACTCGTATCAATCATTTCACAATACGAATGAAAACCATCAGGGATCTTCTGATTTTATCT TGATCGAAGAGCCGGGGGACGAGGTCAAACAGAAGGAAGGTCTTGTGAAGTCGATGTTGCAGTACACGAAGCGACGTGCCAAGGGCATCTGCACGAGGAAAACCCTTTACAAAAGACTGCCATTCTTGAGGTGGCTACCAAGGTACAATGGTCAAGATGCACTCGGAGATCTAGTGGCCGGAATCACCGTGGGTCTCACTGTTATTCCTCAGTCGCTGGCGTACTCGAATGTTGCCGGTTTACCGTCACAG tatGGTTTATATGGCAGCTTCTTGGGTtgctttatatatgtaatttttggATCCTGCAAGGACATACCCATGGGACCCACAGCCATAATTTCCTTGCTGACTTATCAAACAATATCTCAATTGGACCCTCAGTTAGACCCGGTGTCGCATGCAGTCCTGCTGTCCTTTCTGGTCGGCGTTGTAGCGTTAGTAATGGGTTTACTTGGCCTCG GGTTTCTGATAGATTTTGTATCTGGGCCAGTGAGTTCCGGTTTCACGTCGGCGGTGGCTTTAATAATAGTCACGTCGCAAATTAAAGATATCCTCGGCATCCCTGCCAAAGGCTCCCAATTTATCGAGATGTGGAAGAGCATCGGTGGGCTGATACACGAGACATCGGCCTGGGACGCTGCTCTTGGAGCATCCTGTATTGCATTGCTGTTAATTCTGAgg TTATTGGCTTCGGTTCAAATCGGTCCACATGACGAAGAACTTCGCACTACGAGACATCGCGTTGTGAACAAAATCTTCTGGTTGATCGGCACTTCACGAAACGCTTTTTTGGTAGTGATTTGTGGCTTTTTGGGCTGGCGCTTGCACAATCAATTGCCCGTCAGACTCATAG GCCACATACCAGCCGGCATGCCTGCCGTGCAAGTACCACCGTTTGGATATATTAAGGACGAGAACACGACGGTGACATTTATTGACATGGTCGGCAATTTGGGTAGTGGTATTTTCGTTTTACCACTAATCGCTCTGATGGAAGACATCGCTATTTGTAAAGCATTcg CCAATGGAAAATCGGTGGATGCTACGCAGGAACTAATAGCTATCGGTATATCGAACATCGGAAGTTCCTTTGTGCAAGCTTTCCCGATTACGGGATCTCTCAGCAGAAGTGCGGTAAACAACGCTTCCGGCGTCAGGACGCCTCTGGGTGGTATTTACACTG GTGTGTTAGTAATTTTAGCCTTAATGTTCCTCACCCCGTACTTCAGCTTTATTCCACGCGCTACACTAGCGGCGATTATTATAGCCGCGGTCATCTTCATGGTCGAAGTCAAAGTGGTGAAGCCGATGTGGAGGACAAAGA AATCAGATCTCATCCCGGGAGTGGGCACGTTCATCGCGTGTCTGGTGCTGCAATTGGAGATTGGTATTCTCTGCGGAATCGGAATAAATATCCTCTTCATCTTGTACCACGCCGCCAGACCAAAAATATCCGTGGAGAAACTGAAG ACTCAGCACGGTATCGAGTACTTGATGTTGACGCCGGATCGTTGCCTGATCTTCCCGTCGGTGGACTACGTGCGCAATTTGGTGACGAAATATAGTCAACGCGTGAAGAGCGTCGCAACGCCTGTGGTGATTGACTGTTCGCACATCTACGGGGCGGATTTCACGGCTGCAATGGTTATCGAGACCCTGACGAAGGACTTCGCCATGAGGGGACAAccgcttttcttttacaatCTCAAGCCGTCGGTGTACGCTGTCTTCGAGGGTGTTGCGCCGACAGACTTTGTTGTTTATTACAATCAGGAGACGCTGGACGACTTGCTGAAGGAAAAAGGGTATATCAAGCAGATCAAATAG
- the Esp gene encoding sodium-independent sulfate anion transporter isoform X3 — protein sequence MIEEPGDEVKQKEGLVKSMLQYTKRRAKGICTRKTLYKRLPFLRWLPRYNGQDALGDLVAGITVGLTVIPQSLAYSNVAGLPSQYGLYGSFLGCFIYVIFGSCKDIPMGPTAIISLLTYQTISQLDPQLDPVSHAVLLSFLVGVVALVMGLLGLGFLIDFVSGPVSSGFTSAVALIIVTSQIKDILGIPAKGSQFIEMWKSIGGLIHETSAWDAALGASCIALLLILRLLASVQIGPHDEELRTTRHRVVNKIFWLIGTSRNAFLVVICGFLGWRLHNQLPVRLIGHIPAGMPAVQVPPFGYIKDENTTVTFIDMVGNLGSGIFVLPLIALMEDIAICKAFANGKSVDATQELIAIGISNIGSSFVQAFPITGSLSRSAVNNASGVRTPLGGIYTGVLVILALMFLTPYFSFIPRATLAAIIIAAVIFMVEVKVVKPMWRTKKSDLIPGVGTFIACLVLQLEIGILCGIGINILFILYHAARPKISVEKLKTQHGIEYLMLTPDRCLIFPSVDYVRNLVTKYSQRVKSVATPVVIDCSHIYGADFTAAMVIETLTKDFAMRGQPLFFYNLKPSVYAVFEGVAPTDFVVYYNQETLDDLLKEKGYIKQIK from the exons TGATCGAAGAGCCGGGGGACGAGGTCAAACAGAAGGAAGGTCTTGTGAAGTCGATGTTGCAGTACACGAAGCGACGTGCCAAGGGCATCTGCACGAGGAAAACCCTTTACAAAAGACTGCCATTCTTGAGGTGGCTACCAAGGTACAATGGTCAAGATGCACTCGGAGATCTAGTGGCCGGAATCACCGTGGGTCTCACTGTTATTCCTCAGTCGCTGGCGTACTCGAATGTTGCCGGTTTACCGTCACAG tatGGTTTATATGGCAGCTTCTTGGGTtgctttatatatgtaatttttggATCCTGCAAGGACATACCCATGGGACCCACAGCCATAATTTCCTTGCTGACTTATCAAACAATATCTCAATTGGACCCTCAGTTAGACCCGGTGTCGCATGCAGTCCTGCTGTCCTTTCTGGTCGGCGTTGTAGCGTTAGTAATGGGTTTACTTGGCCTCG GGTTTCTGATAGATTTTGTATCTGGGCCAGTGAGTTCCGGTTTCACGTCGGCGGTGGCTTTAATAATAGTCACGTCGCAAATTAAAGATATCCTCGGCATCCCTGCCAAAGGCTCCCAATTTATCGAGATGTGGAAGAGCATCGGTGGGCTGATACACGAGACATCGGCCTGGGACGCTGCTCTTGGAGCATCCTGTATTGCATTGCTGTTAATTCTGAgg TTATTGGCTTCGGTTCAAATCGGTCCACATGACGAAGAACTTCGCACTACGAGACATCGCGTTGTGAACAAAATCTTCTGGTTGATCGGCACTTCACGAAACGCTTTTTTGGTAGTGATTTGTGGCTTTTTGGGCTGGCGCTTGCACAATCAATTGCCCGTCAGACTCATAG GCCACATACCAGCCGGCATGCCTGCCGTGCAAGTACCACCGTTTGGATATATTAAGGACGAGAACACGACGGTGACATTTATTGACATGGTCGGCAATTTGGGTAGTGGTATTTTCGTTTTACCACTAATCGCTCTGATGGAAGACATCGCTATTTGTAAAGCATTcg CCAATGGAAAATCGGTGGATGCTACGCAGGAACTAATAGCTATCGGTATATCGAACATCGGAAGTTCCTTTGTGCAAGCTTTCCCGATTACGGGATCTCTCAGCAGAAGTGCGGTAAACAACGCTTCCGGCGTCAGGACGCCTCTGGGTGGTATTTACACTG GTGTGTTAGTAATTTTAGCCTTAATGTTCCTCACCCCGTACTTCAGCTTTATTCCACGCGCTACACTAGCGGCGATTATTATAGCCGCGGTCATCTTCATGGTCGAAGTCAAAGTGGTGAAGCCGATGTGGAGGACAAAGA AATCAGATCTCATCCCGGGAGTGGGCACGTTCATCGCGTGTCTGGTGCTGCAATTGGAGATTGGTATTCTCTGCGGAATCGGAATAAATATCCTCTTCATCTTGTACCACGCCGCCAGACCAAAAATATCCGTGGAGAAACTGAAG ACTCAGCACGGTATCGAGTACTTGATGTTGACGCCGGATCGTTGCCTGATCTTCCCGTCGGTGGACTACGTGCGCAATTTGGTGACGAAATATAGTCAACGCGTGAAGAGCGTCGCAACGCCTGTGGTGATTGACTGTTCGCACATCTACGGGGCGGATTTCACGGCTGCAATGGTTATCGAGACCCTGACGAAGGACTTCGCCATGAGGGGACAAccgcttttcttttacaatCTCAAGCCGTCGGTGTACGCTGTCTTCGAGGGTGTTGCGCCGACAGACTTTGTTGTTTATTACAATCAGGAGACGCTGGACGACTTGCTGAAGGAAAAAGGGTATATCAAGCAGATCAAATAG
- the Esp gene encoding sodium-independent sulfate anion transporter isoform X2 — protein sequence MKNSNDLIDSRQGLEGYVNHGLSGSINNVDHIHSYQSFHNTNENHQGSSDFILIEEPGDEVKQKEGLVKSMLQYTKRRAKGICTRKTLYKRLPFLRWLPRYNGQDALGDLVAGITVGLTVIPQSLAYSNVAGLPSQYGLYGSFLGCFIYVIFGSCKDIPMGPTAIISLLTYQTISQLDPQLDPVSHAVLLSFLVGVVALVMGLLGLGFLIDFVSGPVSSGFTSAVALIIVTSQIKDILGIPAKGSQFIEMWKSIGGLIHETSAWDAALGASCIALLLILRLLASVQIGPHDEELRTTRHRVVNKIFWLIGTSRNAFLVVICGFLGWRLHNQLPVRLIGHIPAGMPAVQVPPFGYIKDENTTVTFIDMVGNLGSGIFVLPLIALMEDIAICKAFANGKSVDATQELIAIGISNIGSSFVQAFPITGSLSRSAVNNASGVRTPLGGIYTGVLVILALMFLTPYFSFIPRATLAAIIIAAVIFMVEVKVVKPMWRTKKSDLIPGVGTFIACLVLQLEIGILCGIGINILFILYHAARPKISVEKLKTQHGIEYLMLTPDRCLIFPSVDYVRNLVTKYSQRVKSVATPVVIDCSHIYGADFTAAMVIETLTKDFAMRGQPLFFYNLKPSVYAVFEGVAPTDFVVYYNQETLDDLLKEKGYIKQIK from the exons atgaaGAACAGTAATGATTTGATAGACAGCCGGCAGGGCTTGGAGGGCTACGTGAATCACGGCTTAAGCGGATCTATCAATAATGTGGATCACATTCACTCGTATCAATCATTTCACAATACGAATGAAAACCATCAGGGATCTTCTGATTTTATCT TGATCGAAGAGCCGGGGGACGAGGTCAAACAGAAGGAAGGTCTTGTGAAGTCGATGTTGCAGTACACGAAGCGACGTGCCAAGGGCATCTGCACGAGGAAAACCCTTTACAAAAGACTGCCATTCTTGAGGTGGCTACCAAGGTACAATGGTCAAGATGCACTCGGAGATCTAGTGGCCGGAATCACCGTGGGTCTCACTGTTATTCCTCAGTCGCTGGCGTACTCGAATGTTGCCGGTTTACCGTCACAG tatGGTTTATATGGCAGCTTCTTGGGTtgctttatatatgtaatttttggATCCTGCAAGGACATACCCATGGGACCCACAGCCATAATTTCCTTGCTGACTTATCAAACAATATCTCAATTGGACCCTCAGTTAGACCCGGTGTCGCATGCAGTCCTGCTGTCCTTTCTGGTCGGCGTTGTAGCGTTAGTAATGGGTTTACTTGGCCTCG GGTTTCTGATAGATTTTGTATCTGGGCCAGTGAGTTCCGGTTTCACGTCGGCGGTGGCTTTAATAATAGTCACGTCGCAAATTAAAGATATCCTCGGCATCCCTGCCAAAGGCTCCCAATTTATCGAGATGTGGAAGAGCATCGGTGGGCTGATACACGAGACATCGGCCTGGGACGCTGCTCTTGGAGCATCCTGTATTGCATTGCTGTTAATTCTGAgg TTATTGGCTTCGGTTCAAATCGGTCCACATGACGAAGAACTTCGCACTACGAGACATCGCGTTGTGAACAAAATCTTCTGGTTGATCGGCACTTCACGAAACGCTTTTTTGGTAGTGATTTGTGGCTTTTTGGGCTGGCGCTTGCACAATCAATTGCCCGTCAGACTCATAG GCCACATACCAGCCGGCATGCCTGCCGTGCAAGTACCACCGTTTGGATATATTAAGGACGAGAACACGACGGTGACATTTATTGACATGGTCGGCAATTTGGGTAGTGGTATTTTCGTTTTACCACTAATCGCTCTGATGGAAGACATCGCTATTTGTAAAGCATTcg CCAATGGAAAATCGGTGGATGCTACGCAGGAACTAATAGCTATCGGTATATCGAACATCGGAAGTTCCTTTGTGCAAGCTTTCCCGATTACGGGATCTCTCAGCAGAAGTGCGGTAAACAACGCTTCCGGCGTCAGGACGCCTCTGGGTGGTATTTACACTG GTGTGTTAGTAATTTTAGCCTTAATGTTCCTCACCCCGTACTTCAGCTTTATTCCACGCGCTACACTAGCGGCGATTATTATAGCCGCGGTCATCTTCATGGTCGAAGTCAAAGTGGTGAAGCCGATGTGGAGGACAAAGA AATCAGATCTCATCCCGGGAGTGGGCACGTTCATCGCGTGTCTGGTGCTGCAATTGGAGATTGGTATTCTCTGCGGAATCGGAATAAATATCCTCTTCATCTTGTACCACGCCGCCAGACCAAAAATATCCGTGGAGAAACTGAAG ACTCAGCACGGTATCGAGTACTTGATGTTGACGCCGGATCGTTGCCTGATCTTCCCGTCGGTGGACTACGTGCGCAATTTGGTGACGAAATATAGTCAACGCGTGAAGAGCGTCGCAACGCCTGTGGTGATTGACTGTTCGCACATCTACGGGGCGGATTTCACGGCTGCAATGGTTATCGAGACCCTGACGAAGGACTTCGCCATGAGGGGACAAccgcttttcttttacaatCTCAAGCCGTCGGTGTACGCTGTCTTCGAGGGTGTTGCGCCGACAGACTTTGTTGTTTATTACAATCAGGAGACGCTGGACGACTTGCTGAAGGAAAAAGGGTATATCAAGCAGATCAAATAG